GCTTAGCATCACCAAAACCCATCCATTTACCTGAAGAGATAAGCCATAGAAAAGCAAAGAAAGCAAAGAGAATTGGTCCTGCTAATAAATCAAGTAAAAAATGATTACTGAACGTGTTTAAGAAACCGAATCTTGTGAAAAGAAGTACAAGCGCCACCATATCAAAAGTAAAAACCATACCATCTGGGATTATCTTATGTTTAAAGTCGTAAATAGAGATAACCACAAGTAGACCGGCTAGAAAAAGATAGAAAGGCAAAAGCATTGTAAAACCCACTTTCCAAAGAATCATAACAAATATAAACCCAGTTATCGTCTCAATTAAAGGATATTGTATTGATATTTTACTCTTACATCCATAACATTTGCCTTTTAAAACTAGGAAGCTCAAAATCGGTACTAACTCATACCAAAGAAGTCCTTTGCCACAAGAGAAACATTTTGATCTTCCTGAAATATATGAGAGGCCGGTATTATACCTCAAAGCAAAGACGTTCAGAAAACTTCCGACGATTGTACCAAAAACAAAAAATATAATTAAATATAGAACACTCACTTTTTTATTGGGGAGTTACATCATATACAAGTGGGCTAGATGACGCATTAACATATACATCATGATAATATTGATTAGTAACTTTTGTTGTGCATGGAGAAGTCGTATTTAAGCCTGAAGAATCAAAACCCTTCTTTGAATCTAGAGCACTTATCTTAGTTTCAAGTGTGGTCCAAAGGTGATAAGAGGCACAAGCCGAGCCCCCGATAGGCAAATAATGATACCCACCCAAAGGATCGCTTGTGGGTGATACTATTTTAGACGGGAGGGATTCAGGAACAAGATATGTCAACATATCTGTACCAATAGGATCGCCTTCCTCTATCCAAAGCTTCTGTGGATATGTTCTGTGTTTATTAAAATATACTTCAAGTGCCAACTGAATACTACTCATATCTGAAACCCTTTGTTGATCTCTGTTCTGCGCTTTTGAACTACTTAGAGATGTATAAACGATTGTTGTGAGAAAAGCCATGATACCTATAACAATAACAATCTCAACCAAAGTGAACCCTCTTGATTTAGTAAAAGTCTTCATACGTTAATTATATAATTTTTTAGACAAAAATAAAAGGTGTTCACCTTATAATATCCTCCTCGGCTAGGATGAGAAATACAGCTTTATCTTTCCTCTCACTTTATGTCTTTAATAAAACCCCAGAGGGGAGGTCTTAAAGTATCATCTGATACAGGATGTACCGTTAAAACCGTAATAATCTGATGATGATTCTCCACTAAAACCATCACTATCTACACACCAATGATCTCCAGTATTTATAGGACTATTCAATGGAGCACTCACAGCCCAAAGACCAGAGCCATTTGAAACACAATAAACTAATTTCCCCTTGGATCTTTCCGCTGTAGCAGATATCTGTCTTTGAATTACTGCATCACTAGAAAAAGAAGACGGGCTAGAACCGCAAGAAACAACCCCACTAATAATTGATGGTAATGTATTCACTATCAAAGATTGTTTTACAATATTATTCATATTTGACTTAACAGCGGCATCATCTCCTCTTTTCTTCGCACTATCGAGTGCCGTCATAACCACCGCAGACAAAAGACCAATAATAGCAATGACCACAAGAAGCTCTATTAGGGTAAAACCTTTCCTCATATGCACGATATTATATCAAAATAATTGGATAAAACAAAACCCCTTGTCGGGGTCTTGTAATAAATCAAACTAAACTGATTTTATTGACAAACAGTGGCGCTTGCTCCCAAAGCAGTTGCTTTAGTAATAGCATTACCAGCGCTATCTACACAAAACATTGATGGGGTGCCGGCGGTACTAGCCTTTAGTGGGACTTCTGCTGCCCAAGCACTTCCGTTGGCTGCCACGTGACATGTGGCTAGAATACCAGAACCAGCTGTAGCTAATATTACATTCGTCGCTGCTGTTATGCCGCTAGCTGTTTTAGCACCGTCAATCTGACTCTCAATAGATTTGGTAGTAGCCAAATCCGTGTCACAAACACCAGAATATGAACTTGTATTACTATCATAGTATAGCTCGGCCTGTGCTCTTGCATTGGCCAAGTTTGACTTAATAGCTGCATCAGATCCTTTTGATCTTGCAGAATTCAAAGAAGCTAAGACGACCGATGAAAGAATACCAATGATGGCAATGACCACCAAAAGCTCGATCAATGTAAAACCTTTCTTCATAATTTTAATTTTTAACGTTAAAAATCAACTAACTAATAAACGGCTTGCGTCTTCAGTTTTTACTTTCCCGCTTGCTCAAGGCAGAAATGTTTGATTGAAGACAAAATCTCTCGAGAGATTCAAGCTTGCCACCCAATTATACCACCTTTGTTTGCAAAAGAAACAGGTCTGAGGGATGTTGATAACTTCGTAGTCTTTTAATAGCGAGCGAGACAAGTGCTTTTGAAAATCATTTCACAGCGCGACGGCGCGAGAATAGCAGATTTCCAGCAGGAAATCATGCGCGGTTTTCAAAAGCACTTGCCGAGCGAGCTTCTAAACCCCCGACGAAATATTGTAAATAGGAATAAGGACAGATGCCAAAAGGAATGCCACGCCCAAGCCAAGTAGGACTATCATCGCTGGCTCTATAAGGCTTACAATTGAATCTATAGAGTTTGTAACTTCCCTTCTATAAAAAGCCGCGAGAGTTTTCAAAATATTACCAAGCTGACCTGTTTCTTCTCCGATCTTTACCATTTGTACGAAAATCCCAGGAATCTCCTCGTGTTTAGCCATTGCATCTGACACAGAACTACCACCTTTTACATCTTCAACTGTCTTCTGGAGCAACTTTTCATATATTTTATTATCTACGACAGAAGAAGTAAGATCTAGACCTCTTACCATTGGAATTCCAGACAAAAGCATGGTGTTCATATTGTCTGCAATTCTTGAAAGATACAGTTTATTATAAAGATTCTTAATGAAAGGTGTTTTTATCTTGGCATCGTCGAGCGAGATTCTACCGTTTTCGGTGCGTAAGTATCTCCAGAGGAAGAATCCTCCGATTATAATTGCTATTAAGAAAAATATTCCATAATTTACAAAGAAATCTGACAAACCAATAACGATTTTAGTATATATCGGCACCGCTTGGCCAGAGTCTTTTAAAATAGTGCTGATTTTTGGAATTACAACTGTAAGCATAAGCATCATAACAGCCACGAAAGTAAAGATAACGAAAGCGGGATAAATAAGTGCTGTTTTTACCTTCGAAGTTACCTCGTATGTTCTGTCTAAGTAATCGGCCAAATACAAGAATGTTTGATCGAGCTTACCAGACTCCTCCCCGGCCTTCACCATATTTACATAGAAAGGAGAAAATGCATCTGGATGTTTGTTCAATGCTCCTGAGATTGTACTCCCAGACTGTAAATCATCCACGACTTCTTTAATCTTTCTTCGTAATGTCGGATTATCGGACTGCATCGCAAGAAGTTGAAATATTCTAAGGGCAGGTACTTGTGCCTCAAAGAGAGTGGCCATTTGTCTTGAGAGAATAACAATATCTTTATTGGAAACTCTTTCAAAAAAAGATATATTCCTCTCAAAAAAAGAACCCTCTTCCTCTGGTGCAATAGATAGTATAGTAAGACCCCTTTTTTGAAGAGCACTTATAGCAATCTCCATATTCACGGCGTCTATTGTTCCATCTTTTGGTGTCGCCCCTGGTATATCAACTGTTTTGTATTTGAAAATCATTTATTTTAAATAGTTTACAACATTTTCTCCAAAATCTTTGGGTCGATCGCATAAAGATAAGCATTTTCAACAGTTATTTCGCCTCTACCAACAAGCTCAGCCAGACATCTATTCATATCTATCATACCATCTTGAGAGCTTGTCTCTATCACAGAATTTATCTCATGAATTCTGTTTTCTCTAATAAGGTTTGATACGGCATTGTTGTTTATCAAAAGTTCATAAGCAGGAATAAGGCCACCAGAAATCCTTGGTATAAGTCTCTGAGAAAAAATACCGGTTAAACTACTAGCAAGTTGAACTCTGATCTGATTTTGTTGTTCAGCTGGAAAAGAATCTATGATTCTGCTTATTGTCTGCGCCGCACTGTTTGTATGAAGAGTAGAAAAGATTAAATGTCCCGTCTCAGCGGCTGTTACCGCAGTAGCTATTGTCTCTGCTCCGCGCATTTCACCCACGAGAGCAACGTCTACATCTTCTCTGAACATACTCTTTAGGGCTGTTGGGAAATCTACAGTGTCTATTCGTACCTCTCTCTGATCTACAATAGATTTTTTCTGCTCATGTATATATTCTATAGGATCTTCAATGGTAATAATATGCTCTGCTCTATTTTCATTAATATTTTCTATCATAGCAGCCAGGGTAGTGGTTTTTCCTTGTCCTACCGGGCCAACAACCAAGAAAAATCCTTGCTGTTTATCCGTAAAGGCTTTTAAAATATCGGGTAAGTTTAATTCTGCAAAATTTCTAATCTTTTTAGGTATAAGTCTAAGAGCGATACTGACAACCCCTTGTTGAAAAAAAGCATTTCCTCTAAATCTTATGGATCCTTCTGAATTGTAAGAAAAGTCCATTTCTTTTGTCTTCAGAAAGATATCTCTGTTCTCTTTGGTAATCAACTCTGACAATATGCCAAAAGTATCTTCCTTGTTTAAAACACTTTTATTAACTAGTGGAATTAAAAGACCTGAAACCCTTATCATAGGATGTCTACCCTCAGACAAATGTAGGTCTGAAGCTCCTTCCTGTGCCACTGTCTTTATTAAATCATTTAATTCTTTTTTATAATCCATCAGAGTTATAATTTTAATATAATAATTTATTTTGTGTTTGCATTACAAATCCCTATCACTTCTTCTACCACTTCTGACGGAATTGTTGTCGCCTTTACAATATATCCGTGTACACCAAGCTCTTTAGCTCTATTTATATCAGAGGTAAGACCTTGATTCGTAAGCATTATAGCTACAGCACCGACTGCAAGATTGTCTTTTTTTATTTTCTCATACATTTCAAAGCCATCCATTACCGGCATAATAAGATCCATAAGGAGAACTGTCGGTTTGAAACCGTCTTTTAAAATATTTATTGCATCCTCGCCTCCTTGAGCGACTTTTACCTCAAAACCATTTCTCTCAAATTTAAGAGAATACATATTCAAAAGAAACTTATCATCATCTACTATCAAGATTTTCTTTTTGTCTTGCATGGTCTTTATATTATATCATCAAAAGACTTTTTTAGAAACGGAATTACAGATCATTAATTGATTCAAATGGTATTGTCTTCTGCATAGCTTTAATAATAGCATCTTCTTTTATCGTTATCATACCTTTCTTTCTAGCTACCTTAAAGACCTCTGATTCAACTGGATCTTTCAAAATTACCTGTTCTATATCTTTGTCCATATTGAACATTTCATAAACAGCAATTCTACCTCTCGTACCATTTGGACATGTCGGACTAGGTTCAAGAGCTAAAACTTCATTGGCTTTAGGTATCTCATCTCTATATTCCTTCGGTAAATCTTCAAACTGTTTGTCTATCATAGCCTTTATACTTCCATCTATTGGCAACGGTTTTCCTGTGCCTGGACAGATCTTCCTCACAAGTCTTTGGGCCATAATAAGAATTAGAGTCGGTGGAATAAGATACGGATCAACTCCCATATCTATAAGTCTAGGCACCACACCAGCAGCGTTATTCGTGTGTATCGTTGAAAGCACTAAGTGGCCAGTAAGTGCAGCTTGCACAGCAAGTTGGGCTGTCTCTTTATCTCTAATCTCTCCCACCATAATAACGTCTGGGTCCTGACGCAAAGTCGTCCTCAGACCAGAAGCAAAAGTATAACCTATCTCCGGAAATACCTGTGACTGACTCATTCCTTCAATGTTGTACTCGATAGGATCTTCCAAACTTAAAACGTTTTTCTCGTCTTTATTTATTTCATTGAGCATAGCGTAAAGAGTGGTTGTCTTACCAGAACCTGTTGGACCAGAGATCAAGATCATTCCGTATGATTTCTTCATCGCTTCGCGTACCATCTTTATATATCTTGGAGAAAGACCCATATCTTCCAAAGATCTTACTCCTTTTTCTTGATCAAGAATTCTCATCACAACCTTCTCCCCATAATATGCAGGAAAAGTAGAAACTCTAAAGTCTATTTTTCTACCATCTATCTTTGCAGAAAAGCGGCCGTCTTGTGGTTTTCTCTTTTCATCAAGTTTCATGTTTGCAAGAATCTTAATTCTAGCGACAACCGCCTGATGAACCTCTACTGGCAAAACCAGACTTGTATTTAAAACTCCGTCTACCCTAAATCTAACTCTGATTTTGTCCCTCATATGTTCAATGTGTACATCTGAAGCATTACCTTCTGTCGCATATCTTAAAATCGTTGCAACTATCTTGGTAACGGGTGCGTCTTCTATAATTCTTGTTTCTATCGTGCCATTTGCTGGACTACCATCCCCTTTTGTAAGTTCGATATCTTCAAGATCTGAAGAAAGCTCAGATTCAAGTTCTGTAAGTGCCTTTGTTACTTCTCCAGAAAGCCCTTTATAGCTCTCTAGTGTCTTCTCAAAATCTTTTTCTGAAATAAGGAAGATTTTGTAAGGTATATTTAGTTTACCAGCAATAAAGTTCAAGGCGTCTCTTGCTTCAATACTCTCTGGATCAACTATTCCAACCTCAAGGACACCTTCTTTTAAGGAAATGGGTACAAATCTATAATGTGCGGCTGCATCCTCTGAAATATACTTCAAAACTGAAAAAGGAACCGAGTAATTCTCAAGATTTCGAGTTGGAACATTAAAATACTCACCCTTAGCATCAAGGATTGAGTCTGACGATATTCCCATCTCATCTAAAACTTTATCAATAGTCTTTCCCGATGAATTAGCCTGCTTTTCTATCTTGGAAATATCGCTTTTGTTTATTATATTTTTACGAACCAAAAGCTCTAATATGCTCATATATTATGATTATCTAGCCGGTATAAATGTTTTTGTATTTGTCGAGGATTGAGTCTTTGTACCATCTGTACCAAGAGGAGCAAAAGGATTGTTCCTACCTGTTGGTTGACTCACTAAAGTGACAGTGGTGTCTTTTAAACTCTGGAATACTGCACTGTTAAATATAGAGTCATCCAATTTGATTTGATTCATTCTGTTTAATAGTGTCAAAATATTCTTTGCATCCGCAAAATCTGCAGTTTTCTTTTCTGCAACCAAAGATGTGCCTGTAGTATCTTGATTCTTAGTAAGATACATGTAGGCTAATATACCCAGGACTATGACTACTACTATTATAATTATTTTATTTCTACTCATATTATTTATTTCAACCAATATGTGTTTAACGATACGCTAAAATCATAAAAACCTGTATCTGTGGACGTAAAGGAGATATCAGTTATATCTATAATCCTAAGATTTTGTTCTAAATCTTTCATTAAGTTTAAGAAGTTATCATAGGTAGCATTTACAGAGAATTTGAGAGCAAGGGTACCGTATGGTGTGCTATCTGGTCCGATAGAATCTAGTGTTTTTGCACTACTCCCAATAGAAATGTTCTTGAGTGAAAGATTTCTAGCTTCTGCCACACTACTAATCTCGAGGACAAGCTTTACATTATCTATGTTGTCTGGAACCATCTTAATCAACTTGGTTTTATCTGATTCGGTGATTTTATTATTCTTATCTGTTAAAGATTTCCTATTTTGGACGACTTTTGTGGAATTAGTTAAAGTGGTCTCGTATTTTGTATATTCATTCTGAAGTTGTTTGATACCATAAGTGGAGATGTCTGATTCGACAATACTTCCACTGCCTTTATATCCAGGATCTACATAACCGAAAAATATCCCTATGGAAGAAAGTATTAAAATTAATGGCAATATAAAATTCATATTATTTATTTACAAGGTTTACTGATTTTGCATAGGAAATAAAGTCTGGAACAATCAGTGTGACGAAAGAAAAAGATACACTGCCATCTTGAGTGAGATTTAAATCAGCAAACACTGGTGCTTTGATAATCTCTCTGTATTCTATTTTACCAAACTCATCTGCTTGTGAAGCAACGGTTTTGAAATCTCTAGCTTGACCATTCATATCTACTTTAGCCAAACTATCTCCCCCAGAAGCTCCGCCTGTTAAAGAAATCTTGAAACTCCTAAATCTAACATTTTTGAGGGTTCTATCTTCGAAAAAAGAAAAGATCGGACTCATAGAAATATGTTTAGACATAAGAAGATTGGCAACCTTAATCCTTGAATCAAGTCTGATCATGCTTTCTATAGTACCGGTTTCAAAACTGCTTTTATTTGCTTCAATTGTTTGCTTGTCTGTGTCGATTTTCTGAATAAGTACTTTCTTTTCTAGAAATATCCAGCCAGCAAGGCCAACAGCTACAAGAAAAACAATAATAGACACGAGTAAAAACAAACTCACTCTAGGAGCTAGCTGATGTTCTTCAACAATCGGTTTTTTCGGTATAAAAGATGTTTGAAACTTAGTTTCCATTCCTTGTATATTATACACTAAAATTAAAAACAAGACACCAAGTAGAAACTGTGGATTATATTTCTTGTAACTTTCTGATGGCCAAACCTATAGCAACAGCAAACTCCGGCCCCGCGTCTTTCAAAACTTCCTCCAAAAATGCCGGATATTCTACCTTAGAAAATGGATTGGCAAGTTCAACTGGTGTTTCAAAAGATAATTGTGCTTTTTCTCTAAGCCCTTTAAGTAAAGCACCCCCTCCAGTAAGAGTAACTTTACTGACTTTCTTGCCATTTTTCCTATAATAGTTCGTCAAAACTCGACTAATTTCAGAAAGTATAAAATCAAGAGTAACAGAAGAAACCTCTAAAATATTTTTGTCACTCCCCGCTTCTGAAACTATTCCTTGCATCCTCTTTATTTTCTCTGCCTCCTCAAAAGATATGCCGAGGGACTTCGAAATCGCCAGCGTGATATCTTGTGCTCCACGATTTATAATATGGGATGTTCTAAGTATTCCTTTTTCAACCACAAAAGCCTTCGTTGAATTTGAACCAAAATCTACTATCATTTGTGGAGCAATTGATGTCTCCAGCATTGCCCTCATACAACTAAATATCTCTATTTCAGAAAAAGTGTTATTGAGCCCAACGAGTTTTTGTATATCATTATTTTTATTTATAGCGTCATTGTGTATAACAACAAGAAGTACTTCTGTCTCTTTGCTTGCCTCTACTTTTTGACCATTTTGAAACTCTGAGATGGTCGTTTCATCTTTCGGTATCGGCCAATAGTCAACACTGACTTCAGAAATTGGAACTGGAATATATTTTCTAGCTTCCATTGGCACCATTTCAGCGAGCTGTCTTTCATCTGTTGTCGGGAGTTTTATAAAAGTTATTAAACTAGAACCTATAGGAATGGACATACCGCTATTTAAAGTGGTAGTGTTTGATTCTTTCAAAAGATCTTTCACAGCAAGAGCTAGCTTGTCTGTGCCAAGAACGGTTGATCTGCCGGTGTCTGTACCTGCATAAGTGCCAAGGGAAAGTTCCCCGTATGTTTCAAGTACTGCCTTCCCACCTTTCTTTTTTAATTGAACTACTTTAACAGATGACGGACCTAAGTCTATACCAAGTACACTTACTTCTTTCGGCGCGAAAAACGAACTAAACAAATTGGTGAATGGATTATTCATATTCCTTATTTTCACTGACTATTATATCATAAAGCGGAAAAATATATCAAAATGAAGAAATTAAAAGAAGTACTTGATAAGGTTTTGTCCCTGATACTACCAAAAGAGAAGTTTGTAGAAAAGATAGAAAAGATGGATATCGATGAAGCTAATAATCTACCCGGAGCTAATGAGATAAAAGATGAACAATTTAAAGCCGTATTTCAATATAAAAATAAAACCGTTAGACAAGCGATCTGGGAGATAAAATATAGGGGGAATAGAGAGATCCTCAAGAAATTTACAAAAATACTTTATGAATTCATGCTGGAAGAGATTAGCGATAAAATGGCCTTTGAAAATTTCCGTAATCCCCTACTAATACCAATACCAGTGAGTAGAAATAGCCTTCGCGAACGTGGATTCAATCAATGTGAATTGATTGTTCGAGAGCTAGCACAAATAGACAATGGGATAAATTTCGAAATCGAAACAAAAGCACTTAAGAAGATAAGAGAGACTCCTCATCAGTCAAAGCTAAAGAATCGCGCATTACGTTTGAAAAACTTGAAAGGGTGTTTTTCTGCTGACACAGATAAAGTAAAAAATAGATGTGTGATAATAATAGACGATGTAATCACAACCAGTACGACAATGAACGAGGTTTCAAAAACTCTAAGAAAGGCGGGCGCTAGAAAGGTCATCGGCTTCGCGATAGCTCATTAAAAAAAACACAGGCGGGCGCGCTTCGCGCGCCCGCCTGTGTTTTTACGTACTACCACTCCACCTCCCCCTTTCCGTGTTCTTTCAAATATTCATTACACTTTGAAAAATGTTTACAACCGAAAAATCCAGAATAAGCGGAAAATGGCGAGGGATGCGGAGATTCCAAGACTAAATGCTTCTCATTATCTATCAAGCTTTTCTTTCCGCGAGCATAGTTTCCCCACAATATGAATACGATATTCTCTTTTTCATCTGAAATCTTCTTTATGACAGTATCTGTGAAATCTTCCCAACCTTTTTCTTTGTGAGATGCTGGTGTATGTGCCACTACTGTCAGAATCGCATTTAAGAGAAACACGCCCTGTTTCGCCCAGTTTTCAAGATTACCTTTTGTGAAATCTCTTTTGATACCGGTATCGCTTTCGATTTCCTTATAAATATTTTTAAGAGATGGTGGAGGATTCTCTCCGTCTGGAACAGAGAAACAAAGCCCGTGTGCTTGCCCGACATCGTGATATGGATCTTGCCCGAGTATCACAACCTTAACTTCTGAAAATGGAGTAAGCCAAAAAGCCCGAAATATATCCTGCGGTTTCGGAAAGACAGCTTTCGTCTCATATTCTTTTCTGACAAAATCCGCCAAACTTTTAAATTCATTGGACTCAAAATAATCCCCAAGCACTGCTTTCCATTCTGGTTCTATATTTACTTTTTTATCTCGCATATCATTCTCTACTTCTTTATTTGCTAATCTCCAACTACTGGTAAATAAATCCATTTCATGAAAATTATAGTAATTATTTTACGTCTTTGTTAGCCAAATATCTGGCGGTATTAACATTTCTCACTGTCATAAACTGATAAAGTTTGTGACCTATTATTTTATTCAAATGACTTTTGTTATAATTTTTCCTATCAACGTTCCAGTAGACTGCACCTTTTATATAACGAATATCAATGAATTCTTTTTTTATAGGTAATTGATCGATGATGTTTTTCGAATCGATCTCCGAAAACAAGTAGGCCACATCGGATCGCTGAGATGAATCATTTTGCCAGTTTTCGGGTATTGCATCAGCAATCTTTATCATCTCGTTCTCTGTTTTAATG
The genomic region above belongs to Candidatus Paceibacterota bacterium and contains:
- a CDS encoding prepilin peptidase is translated as MSVLYLIIFFVFGTIVGSFLNVFALRYNTGLSYISGRSKCFSCGKGLLWYELVPILSFLVLKGKCYGCKSKISIQYPLIETITGFIFVMILWKVGFTMLLPFYLFLAGLLVVISIYDFKHKIIPDGMVFTFDMVALVLLFTRFGFLNTFSNHFLLDLLAGPILFAFFAFLWLISSGKWMGFGDAKLALGVGWLLGLSSGIMAIMLAFWIGAIVSILLIFLQKLNLSHLGLTIKSEVPFAPFIILGLFIEFFTGWGVLQISYLLNIF
- a CDS encoding type II secretion system protein — translated: MKTFTKSRGFTLVEIVIVIGIMAFLTTIVYTSLSSSKAQNRDQQRVSDMSSIQLALEVYFNKHRTYPQKLWIEEGDPIGTDMLTYLVPESLPSKIVSPTSDPLGGYHYLPIGGSACASYHLWTTLETKISALDSKKGFDSSGLNTTSPCTTKVTNQYYHDVYVNASSSPLVYDVTPQ
- a CDS encoding type II secretion system protein produces the protein MRKGFTLIELLVVIAIIGLLSAVVMTALDSAKKRGDDAAVKSNMNNIVKQSLIVNTLPSIISGVVSCGSSPSSFSSDAVIQRQISATAERSKGKLVYCVSNGSGLWAVSAPLNSPINTGDHWCVDSDGFSGESSSDYYGFNGTSCIR
- a CDS encoding type II secretion system protein, whose amino-acid sequence is MKKGFTLIELLVVIAIIGILSSVVLASLNSARSKGSDAAIKSNLANARAQAELYYDSNTSSYSGVCDTDLATTKSIESQIDGAKTASGITAATNVILATAGSGILATCHVAANGSAWAAEVPLKASTAGTPSMFCVDSAGNAITKATALGASATVCQ
- a CDS encoding type II secretion system F family protein, translated to MIFKYKTVDIPGATPKDGTIDAVNMEIAISALQKRGLTILSIAPEEEGSFFERNISFFERVSNKDIVILSRQMATLFEAQVPALRIFQLLAMQSDNPTLRRKIKEVVDDLQSGSTISGALNKHPDAFSPFYVNMVKAGEESGKLDQTFLYLADYLDRTYEVTSKVKTALIYPAFVIFTFVAVMMLMLTVVIPKISTILKDSGQAVPIYTKIVIGLSDFFVNYGIFFLIAIIIGGFFLWRYLRTENGRISLDDAKIKTPFIKNLYNKLYLSRIADNMNTMLLSGIPMVRGLDLTSSVVDNKIYEKLLQKTVEDVKGGSSVSDAMAKHEEIPGIFVQMVKIGEETGQLGNILKTLAAFYRREVTNSIDSIVSLIEPAMIVLLGLGVAFLLASVLIPIYNISSGV
- a CDS encoding PilT/PilU family type 4a pilus ATPase, which produces MDYKKELNDLIKTVAQEGASDLHLSEGRHPMIRVSGLLIPLVNKSVLNKEDTFGILSELITKENRDIFLKTKEMDFSYNSEGSIRFRGNAFFQQGVVSIALRLIPKKIRNFAELNLPDILKAFTDKQQGFFLVVGPVGQGKTTTLAAMIENINENRAEHIITIEDPIEYIHEQKKSIVDQREVRIDTVDFPTALKSMFREDVDVALVGEMRGAETIATAVTAAETGHLIFSTLHTNSAAQTISRIIDSFPAEQQNQIRVQLASSLTGIFSQRLIPRISGGLIPAYELLINNNAVSNLIRENRIHEINSVIETSSQDGMIDMNRCLAELVGRGEITVENAYLYAIDPKILEKML
- a CDS encoding response regulator, translated to MQDKKKILIVDDDKFLLNMYSLKFERNGFEVKVAQGGEDAINILKDGFKPTVLLMDLIMPVMDGFEMYEKIKKDNLAVGAVAIMLTNQGLTSDINRAKELGVHGYIVKATTIPSEVVEEVIGICNANTK
- a CDS encoding GspE/PulE family protein, whose translation is MSILELLVRKNIINKSDISKIEKQANSSGKTIDKVLDEMGISSDSILDAKGEYFNVPTRNLENYSVPFSVLKYISEDAAAHYRFVPISLKEGVLEVGIVDPESIEARDALNFIAGKLNIPYKIFLISEKDFEKTLESYKGLSGEVTKALTELESELSSDLEDIELTKGDGSPANGTIETRIIEDAPVTKIVATILRYATEGNASDVHIEHMRDKIRVRFRVDGVLNTSLVLPVEVHQAVVARIKILANMKLDEKRKPQDGRFSAKIDGRKIDFRVSTFPAYYGEKVVMRILDQEKGVRSLEDMGLSPRYIKMVREAMKKSYGMILISGPTGSGKTTTLYAMLNEINKDEKNVLSLEDPIEYNIEGMSQSQVFPEIGYTFASGLRTTLRQDPDVIMVGEIRDKETAQLAVQAALTGHLVLSTIHTNNAAGVVPRLIDMGVDPYLIPPTLILIMAQRLVRKICPGTGKPLPIDGSIKAMIDKQFEDLPKEYRDEIPKANEVLALEPSPTCPNGTRGRIAVYEMFNMDKDIEQVILKDPVESEVFKVARKKGMITIKEDAIIKAMQKTIPFESINDL
- the pilO gene encoding type 4a pilus biogenesis protein PilO codes for the protein MNFILPLILILSSIGIFFGYVDPGYKGSGSIVESDISTYGIKQLQNEYTKYETTLTNSTKVVQNRKSLTDKNNKITESDKTKLIKMVPDNIDNVKLVLEISSVAEARNLSLKNISIGSSAKTLDSIGPDSTPYGTLALKFSVNATYDNFLNLMKDLEQNLRIIDITDISFTSTDTGFYDFSVSLNTYWLK
- the pilM gene encoding type IV pilus assembly protein PilM codes for the protein MNNPFTNLFSSFFAPKEVSVLGIDLGPSSVKVVQLKKKGGKAVLETYGELSLGTYAGTDTGRSTVLGTDKLALAVKDLLKESNTTTLNSGMSIPIGSSLITFIKLPTTDERQLAEMVPMEARKYIPVPISEVSVDYWPIPKDETTISEFQNGQKVEASKETEVLLVVIHNDAINKNNDIQKLVGLNNTFSEIEIFSCMRAMLETSIAPQMIVDFGSNSTKAFVVEKGILRTSHIINRGAQDITLAISKSLGISFEEAEKIKRMQGIVSEAGSDKNILEVSSVTLDFILSEISRVLTNYYRKNGKKVSKVTLTGGGALLKGLREKAQLSFETPVELANPFSKVEYPAFLEEVLKDAGPEFAVAIGLAIRKLQEI
- a CDS encoding phosphoribosyltransferase family protein encodes the protein MKKLKEVLDKVLSLILPKEKFVEKIEKMDIDEANNLPGANEIKDEQFKAVFQYKNKTVRQAIWEIKYRGNREILKKFTKILYEFMLEEISDKMAFENFRNPLLIPIPVSRNSLRERGFNQCELIVRELAQIDNGINFEIETKALKKIRETPHQSKLKNRALRLKNLKGCFSADTDKVKNRCVIIIDDVITTSTTMNEVSKTLRKAGARKVIGFAIAH
- a CDS encoding uracil-DNA glycosylase; translated protein: MRDKKVNIEPEWKAVLGDYFESNEFKSLADFVRKEYETKAVFPKPQDIFRAFWLTPFSEVKVVILGQDPYHDVGQAHGLCFSVPDGENPPPSLKNIYKEIESDTGIKRDFTKGNLENWAKQGVFLLNAILTVVAHTPASHKEKGWEDFTDTVIKKISDEKENIVFILWGNYARGKKSLIDNEKHLVLESPHPSPFSAYSGFFGCKHFSKCNEYLKEHGKGEVEW
- a CDS encoding DUF1697 domain-containing protein; translation: MKYIALLRGINTGKNRRIDMKKLKALFESLGYVNVLTYINSGNVTFETESKQQDICKKIELNIKKEFSFDVPTLIKTENEMIKIADAIPENWQNDSSQRSDVAYLFSEIDSKNIIDQLPIKKEFIDIRYIKGAVYWNVDRKNYNKSHLNKIIGHKLYQFMTVRNVNTARYLANKDVK